In Polyodon spathula isolate WHYD16114869_AA chromosome 11, ASM1765450v1, whole genome shotgun sequence, one genomic interval encodes:
- the LOC121322717 gene encoding uncharacterized protein LOC121322717 isoform X20, with translation MGTQGSGRKRIPNRERLTAEDDALNLIAREAESRLAAKRAARAEAREIRMKELERQQKEIYQVQKKYYGLDNKWGDIEQWMEDSERYSRRARRNTSMSDDDERMSVGSRGSLRVEERPERDFAEKGSRSASTLSAATLASLGGSSSRRGSGDTSISADTEASIREIKDIHELKDQIQDVESRYMQGLKEMKDSLAEVEEKYRKAMVSNAQLDNEKSNFMFQVDTMKDSLMELEEQLAETRRELDEKVKEHERERHAHSVLKFQFNEMKENLRQSEELLAEIRQLKLKQESSVREVSDLQETIEWKDKKIGALERQKEYFDVIRTERDELRDEIVLLKDVIKKHGIVLGAELTSNGEVGDAVLDSTVHTDSVKRSASDSTPVLQTPRDGLIGKATAVEMKISLLADVGNKEILQSAGDKAEKQESWDDDAETQEGHVGEKAQENLAENEQSASMPDDDTLNDPGDVQQREQSDISSQTVEPDSTLGSNTLAWSSVDDGDDINENDIDEHSPVLELTYSVDDGSLEADSLIAEGEIMRERETEAINRGGEGGKEVVQVITGPDDEVEDETEQALSDKEAETTEKGNSDGQQSVQSAEEMRIEGGETKTQEESLDSNKEECATGSAVTEKVSDEENELAQDPIEKAVEANCIGEERVQKADDTHIEGKEIQEEGNVKQVIEEAEIKGLVKDDVFGDKNAQKAEHKIAQSPPEKSDENNCTGEEGVQTAEDTNIEGKETQEGSRTNLEGSTATEGEVKQAAETVEVKGLVKGEVLGERDAIYEQGAIDELVKEKEPGASTANEEKAEHEIAPGPTEKVVEANCTGEERVQTAEDTNIEGNETQKETIDRTNVKQVTEKVEAEGLAVDKVLDEEKVIPEQGEIDKLMENKEPGASTGSEEKVEHEIAQGPTEKVEEKVNHAGEDIVRSAEAIHTKGAQDENIDSTDIMEMTVTEGDVRQVTEKVGDESLVQLEKTGITGECQEELDSDVVKSKDASSCEAQTEHEEQEGVTMETKAEQIEEHEHESGEIEDSEKALQSIAIDEPETSCNDSTVMEEVTVGSNVQAGNEKKELVSLEPETKQEEEVLPRDTMTPTVVHHEPDSEDKGVSEEALQHRSEDEPEVSCESGTTNNNVERVTDENDSKENYGDMTASCVVQEDDQGEVSIPLEDKGGDIEEVKNEIGNSSQKDEGEGLKQDDLKKEDSEKKVQSQKTTEDQNEEDKLENETNLESHTAAEQSVEGIANVETVQENIMDRVIDQGTGDDVKEEPLFGGEGQKVISEDYIEMIEEETRTVNKELKGTESRNVGLAVVKDVVGSKRETVAQFEICVEKVGAELDHQDNLDEKIHPKNLETVGTVTEDSKPSENSELLPADKVASQSTVQVETLKDEKINQGLEPAVTVADNIKSECMFPNGSEQEKTDVSKETAETVIQQTTADLSGCAISEEMDIAEKKVDAFHLEKERESKDQQPQHEHQDEAQEVKQEEAVEEKSVEKVENIPDDIQEQEQVPAKEEKQDETQLTQKEVQEEKGETEKEEEKDNEEDEEGESFDFDDEVGQDLEESDQKVCLEDPLKQKQTQQQGAETNDSSPVTKTGSQDKEQRSEKGDADQLKTNDSESEKTGGEQNQKELEEVCSSGSQESVKESGERGQQGEDGTEQGNIGRGLEKELGESIKRRSMFEDSVGESVGQKPDSAQGKEDSNSGSTEDLGKQDAAKGSKKGKGKNKDECQIS, from the exons GCGGAGTCCCGTTTGGCTGCGAAGCGAGCTGCACGGGCGGAGGCACGGGAGATCAGAATGAAGGAGCTGGAGAGACAGCAGAAAGAG ATCTATCAGGTTCAGAAG AAATATTACGGTCTGGACAACAAATGGGGCGATATCGAGCAGTGGATG GAAGACAGTGAGAGGTACTCCCGCCGAGCACGGAGAAACACCTCG ATGTCCGATGATGATGAGCGAATGTCCGTGGGCAGCCGTGGCAGCCTGAGG GTTGAAGAAAGACCGGAGAGGGACTTTGCTGAAAAG GGATCCCGCAGCGCTTCCACCCTGTCAGCTGCTACTCTTGCCTCTTTGGGCGGGTCTTCCTCCCGGAGAGGAAGTGGAGACACCTCGATCTCAGCCGATACAGAAGCCTCAATCCGAGAGATTAAG GATATTCATGAGCTAAAGGACCAGATTCAGGATGTGGAGAGCAGATACATGCAGGGGCTCAAAGAAATGAAG GACTCCCTGGCCGAGGTCGAGGAGAAGTACAGGAAGGCCATGGTGTCCAACGCCCAGCTGGACAACGAGAAGTCCAACTTCATGTTCCAGGTGGACACCATGAAGGACTCTCTGATGGAGCTGGAGGAGCAGCTGGCCGAGACGAGGAGAGAGTTAGACGAGAAGGTCAAG GAACATGAAAGAGAACGACACGCCCACTCTGTGTTGAAATTCCAGTTTAACGAGATGAAAGAAAACCTTAGACAAAGTGAAGAATTGTTAGCT GAAATTCGGCAGCTGAAACTGAAGCAGGAGAGCTCTGTTAGAGAGGTTTCAGACTTGCAGGAAACCATCGAATGGAAGGATAAAAAGATAGGG GCGTTAGAGAGGCAGAAGGAATATTTTGATGTAATCCGGACTGAGCGTGATGAGCTCAGAGATGAGATTGTCCTGCTCAAGGATGTAATAAAG AAACATGGGATAGTTCTAGGCGCAGAGCTGACAAGCAATGGAGAAGTGGGCGACGCAGTTCTTGACAGCACAGTCCACACTGACTCTGTGAAACGATCAGCGTCAGACTCCACTCCGGTTCTGCAGACTCCTAGGGATGGGCTGATTG GCAAAGCCACGGCGGTGGAGATGAAAATTTCGCTTTTGGCGGATGTTGGAAATAAAGAGATCTTGCAGAGTGCCGGGGACAAGGCTGAAAAGCAGGAGAGCTGGGATGACGATGCTGAGACACAGGAAGGGCATGTCGGTGAAAAAGCACAAGAGAATTTGGCTGAAAATGAACAGTCAGCATCAATGCCTGATGACGACACACTAAATGACCCAGGGGATGTTCAGCAACGGGAGCAGAGTGACATTTCCAGTCAGACCGTAGAGCCTGACAGTACCTTAGGCAGTAATACACTTGCTTGGAGCTCAGTTGATGATGGAGATGACATAAATGAAAATGACATTGACGAGCACAGTCCAGTTCTTGAGCTGACATACAGTGTAGACGATGGAAGTTTAGAGGCCGACAGTCTGATAGCAGAAGGAGAGATCATGAGAGAGAGGGAAACGGAAGCGATTAACAGGGGGGGTGAAGGAGGCAAGGAAGTGGTGCAGGTAATAACAGGACCCGATGATGAGGTGGAAGATGAGACTGAGCAAGCCCTTTCCGATAAAGAAGCTGAAACTACTGAAAAGGGTAATAGTGATGGTCAACAAAGTGTTCAGAGTGCAGAGGAGATGAGAATAGAGGGTGGTGAGACTAAAACCCAAGAAGAAAGCTTAGACAGTAACAAGGAAGAGTGTGCAACAGGGAGTGCTGTCACTGAAAAAGTTTCAGATGAAGAGAATGAACTTGCTCAGGATCCTATAGAAAAGGCTGTTGAGGCTAATTGTATTGGTGAGGAAAGAGTTCAGAAAGCCGACGATACCCATATTGAAGGCAAAGAAATACAAGAGGAGGGTAATGTAAAGCAAGTAATAGAAGAAGCAGAAATCAAAGGCTTGGTAAAAGATGATGTTTTTGGTGACAAGAATGCGCAAAAGGCTGAACATAAAATTGCTCAGAGTCCTCCAGAAAAAAGTGATGAGAATAATTGTACTGGTGAGGAAGGAGTTCAGACTGCCGAGGATACCAATATAGAAGGCAAAGAAACACAAGAGGGAAGCAGAACAAATCTTGAGGGAAGTACAGCAACAGAGGGTGAAGTAAAACAAGCAGCAGAAACAGTAGAGGTTAAAGGGTTGGTAAAAGGTGAAGTTTTGGGTGAGAGGGATGCGATTTATGAGCAGGGAGCAATAGATGAATTGGTGAAGGAAAAGGAGCCAGGTGCAAGTACAGCAAATGAGGAAAAGGCTGAACATGAAATTGCTCCTGGACCTACAGAAAAAGTTGTTGAGGCTAATTGTACTGGTGAGGAAAGAGTGCAGACTGCCGAGGATACCAATATCGAAGGCAATGAAACACAAAAGGAAACCATAGACCGCACAAATGTGAAACAAGTAACAGAAAAAGTAGAGGCTGAAGGTTTGGCAGTGGACAAAGTTTTGGATGAAGAGAAGGTGATTCCTGAGCAAGGAGAAATAGATAAATTAATGGAGAACAAGGAGCCAGGGGCAAGTACAGGATCTGAGGAAAAGGTTGAACATGAAATTGCTCAGGGTCCTACAGAAAAAGTTGAAGAAAAAGTAAATCATGCTGGTGAGGATATAGTTAGGAGTGCTGAGGCTATCCATACAAAAGGAGCACAAGATGAAAACATAGACAGCACAGATATTATGGAAATGACAGTGACAGAAGGTGATGTAAGACAGGTAACAGAAAAAGTAGGGGATGAAAGTTTGGTTCAGTTAGAAAAGACAGGCATTACAGGTGAGTGCCAAGAGGAGTTGGATAGTGATGTAGTGAAGAGCAAAGATGCGAGTTCATGTGAGGCTCAGACGGAGCACGAGGAACAGGAAGGGGTTACCATGGAAACTAAAGCAGAGCAAATAGAAGAACATGAGCATGAATCCGGGGAGATTGAGGATAGTGAAAAGGCCCTACAAAGTATTGCAATTGATGAACCAGAGACTTCATGCAATGACAGCACAGTCATGGAGGAGGTGACTGTGGGATCAAATGTCCAGGCTGGCAATGAGAAAAAAGAATTAGTTTCTTTAGAGCCTGAAACAAAGCAGGAAGAAGAGGTCCTACCAAGAGATACAATGACCCCAACCGTTGTCCATCATGAGCCGGATTCAGAGGACAAAGGTGTAAGTGAGGAAGCCTTACAACACAGATCTGAGGATGAACCAGAAGTTAGTTGTGAAAGTGGCACAACCAACAACAATGTAGAAAGAGTGACTGATGAGAATGACAGTAAAGAAAACTATGGAGATATGACAGCTTCATGTGTTGTACAAGAAGATGACCAAGGAGAAGTCTCAATACCTCTGGAAGATAAGGGTGGAGATATTGAGGAAGTCAAGAATGAGATAGGCAACAGCAGCCAAAAAGATGAAGGAGAAGGACTTAAACAAGACGACTTGAAGAAGGAAGATTctgaaaagaaagtgcagagtCAGAAAACAACTGAAGACCAAAACGAAGAAGATAAACTTGAAAATGAAACCAATTTAGAAAGTCACACTGCAGCAGAGCAGAGTGTTGAAGGAATAGCAAATGTTGAAACTGTACAGGAAAATATCATGGATAGGGTCATAGATCAAGGGACTGGAGATGATGTAAAAGAGGAACCTTTGTTTGGTGGAGAGGGTCAAAAAGTAATTTCAGAAGACTACATTGAGATGATTGAAGAAGAAACGAGAACTGTAAACAAGGAATTGAAGGGAACAGAGAGTCGAAACGTAGGGCTAGCGGTTGTTAAAGATGTTGTTGGGTCTAAGAGAGAAACAGTAGCTCAGTTTGAAATCTGTGTGGAGAAAGTAGGTGCTGAACTTGACCACCAAGACAATTTAGATGAAAAAATACACCCTAAGAACCTTGAAACAGTTGGCACTGTCACAGAAGATAGTAAACCCAGTGAAAACTCTGAACTGTTACCAGCAGACAAAGTGGCTTCACAAAGTACCGTACAAGTAGAGACCCTTAAAGATGAGAAAATCAATCAAGGTCTTGAGCCAGCAGTCACAGTGGCAGATAATATCAAATCAGAATGCATGTTCCCTAATGGCAGTGAGCAGGAGAAAACTGATGTTAGCAAAGAGACAGCTGAAACAGTCATTCAGCAAACTACAGCTGATTTAAGCGGATGTGCTATATCGGAGGAAATGGATATTGCTGAGAAGAAAGTCGATGCATTTCATttggagaaagaaagagagagtaAAGACCAGCAGCCTCAACATGAACACCAAGACGAGGCCCAGGAAGTGAAGCAAGAGGAAGCGGTAGAAGAAAAGAGTGTGGAAAAAGTAGAGAACATTCCTGACGACATCCAAGAACAAGAGCAAGTACCTGCTAAAGAGGAAAAGCAGGATGAGACACAGCTCACACAAAAGGAAGTTCAAGAGGAGAAAGGTGAGACAGAGAAGGAGGAAGAAAAGGACaatgaggaagatgaggaaggaGAGTCATTCGACTTTGATGATGAAGTGGGACAGGATTTGGAAGAGTCGGATCAGAAAGTTTGCCTAGAAGATCCACTTAAGCAGAAACAGACACAGCAACAGGGTGCTGAAACAAACGATAGTAGTCCTGTGACCAAGACTGGTAGTCAAGATAAAGAACAAAGAAGTGAGAAGGGAGATGCAGATCAGCTTAAAACTAACGATTCAGAAAGTGAAAAGACAGGGGGAGAGCAAAACCAAAAGGAATTGGAGGAGGTTTGTTCTTCTGGTAGTCAGGAAAGTGTGAAGGAGTCGGGAGAGAGAGGGCAGCAGGGTGAGGACGGGACAGAGCAAGGAAACATAGGGAGGGGGCTCGAGAAGGAGCTGGGAGAGAGTATAAAAAGGCGAAGTATGTTTGAAGACAGTGTAGGGGAATCCGTGGGGCAGAAGCCAGACAGCGCACAGGGTAAGGAGGATAGCAATTCAGGAAGTACTGAGGATCTTGGAAAGCAAGATGCAGCCAAGGGGAGTAAGAAAGGAAAGGGGAAAAATAAGGATGAGTGTCAGATATCATGA
- the LOC121322717 gene encoding myosin-9-like isoform X10: protein MGTQGSGRKRIPNRERLTAEDDALNLIAREAESRLAAKRAARAEAREIRMKELERQQKEMSDDDERMSVGSRGSLRAGSPKDKPKKKSSKATNGFDEGYHGSTQSRKSSRSSRHSDESRRSQSSRQEHLLGNHYSSDLYSNSGLSSSSRAQSSAQNGTRPSMLCSDALLPRSLRGSLYEESVHSGTRRFSASSSRAPSEYSGFPGSSSRASSRASSARASPVLLEDSSSIAGFLRSSAHSSSSSVRSDLDDVTIPDFPDVEERPERDFAEKGSRSASTLSAATLASLGGSSSRRGSGDTSISADTEASIREIKDIHELKDQIQDVESRYMQGLKEMKDSLAEVEEKYRKAMVSNAQLDNEKSNFMFQVDTMKDSLMELEEQLAETRRELDEKVKEHERERHAHSVLKFQFNEMKENLRQSEELLAEIRQLKLKQESSVREVSDLQETIEWKDKKIGALERQKEYFDVIRTERDELRDEIVLLKDVIKKHGIVLGAELTSNGEVGDAVLDSTVHTDSVKRSASDSTPVLQTPRDGLIGKATAVEMKISLLADVGNKEILQSAGDKAEKQESWDDDAETQEGHVGEKAQENLAENEQSASMPDDDTLNDPGDVQQREQSDISSQTVEPDSTLGSNTLAWSSVDDGDDINENDIDEHSPVLELTYSVDDGSLEADSLIAEGEIMRERETEAINRGGEGGKEVVQVITGPDDEVEDETEQALSDKEAETTEKGNSDGQQSVQSAEEMRIEGGETKTQEESLDSNKEECATGSAVTEKVSDEENELAQDPIEKAVEANCIGEERVQKADDTHIEGKEIQEEGNVKQVIEEAEIKGLVKDDVFGDKNAQKAEHKIAQSPPEKSDENNCTGEEGVQTAEDTNIEGKETQEGSRTNLEGSTATEGEVKQAAETVEVKGLVKGEVLGERDAIYEQGAIDELVKEKEPGASTANEEKAEHEIAPGPTEKVVEANCTGEERVQTAEDTNIEGNETQKETIDRTNVKQVTEKVEAEGLAVDKVLDEEKVIPEQGEIDKLMENKEPGASTGSEEKVEHEIAQGPTEKVEEKVNHAGEDIVRSAEAIHTKGAQDENIDSTDIMEMTVTEGDVRQVTEKVGDESLVQLEKTGITGECQEELDSDVVKSKDASSCEAQTEHEEQEGVTMETKAEQIEEHEHESGEIEDSEKALQSIAIDEPETSCNDSTVMEEVTVGSNVQAGNEKKELVSLEPETKQEEEVLPRDTMTPTVVHHEPDSEDKGVSEEALQHRSEDEPEVSCESGTTNNNVERVTDENDSKENYGDMTASCVVQEDDQGEVSIPLEDKGGDIEEVKNEIGNSSQKDEGEGLKQDDLKKEDSEKKVQSQKTTEDQNEEDKLENETNLESHTAAEQSVEGIANVETVQENIMDRVIDQGTGDDVKEEPLFGGEGQKVISEDYIEMIEEETRTVNKELKGTESRNVGLAVVKDVVGSKRETVAQFEICVEKVGAELDHQDNLDEKIHPKNLETVGTVTEDSKPSENSELLPADKVASQSTVQVETLKDEKINQGLEPAVTVADNIKSECMFPNGSEQEKTDVSKETAETVIQQTTADLSGCAISEEMDIAEKKVDAFHLEKERESKDQQPQHEHQDEAQEVKQEEAVEEKSVEKVENIPDDIQEQEQVPAKEEKQDETQLTQKEVQEEKGETEKEEEKDNEEDEEGESFDFDDEVGQDLEESDQKVCLEDPLKQKQTQQQGAETNDSSPVTKTGSQDKEQRSEKGDADQLKTNDSESEKTGGEQNQKELEEVCSSGSQESVKESGERGQQGEDGTEQGNIGRGLEKELGESIKRRSMFEDSVGESVGQKPDSAQGKEDSNSGSTEDLGKQDAAKGSKKGKGKNKDECQIS from the exons GCGGAGTCCCGTTTGGCTGCGAAGCGAGCTGCACGGGCGGAGGCACGGGAGATCAGAATGAAGGAGCTGGAGAGACAGCAGAAAGAG ATGTCCGATGATGATGAGCGAATGTCCGTGGGCAGCCGTGGCAGCCTGAGG GCTGGCTCACCCAAGGACAAGCCCAAGAAGAAGAGTTCTAAAGCC ACCAATGGTTTTGATGAAGGGTACCATGGATCTACTCAGAGTAGAAAGTCTAGTAGG AGCTCAAGGCACAGCGATGAGAGTAGGAGATCACAGTCATCCAGACAGGAGCACCTGCTG GGGAATCACTACTCCTCGGACCTGTACAGTAACAGCggcctctcctcctcctccagggCCCAGTCTTCAGCTCAAAATGGAACGcgg CCTTCCATGCTTTGTAGTGACGCCCTTCTGCCTCGGAGCCTCAGG GGCTCCCTGTACGAGGAGAGTGTGCACAGCGGGACGCGCCGCTTTAGTGCCTCTAGCTCTCGAGCT CCCTCGGAATACAGTGGTTTCCCGGGCTCCAGCTCCCGTGCTTCCTCCCGGGCAAGCTCGGCCCGTGCCAGCCCTGTG CTGCTGGAGGACTCCAGCTCCATAGCAGGATTCCTGCGCAGCTCggctcacagcagcagcagcagtgtgcgGAGTGACCTGGATGACGTCACCATTCCTGACTTCCCAGAC GTTGAAGAAAGACCGGAGAGGGACTTTGCTGAAAAG GGATCCCGCAGCGCTTCCACCCTGTCAGCTGCTACTCTTGCCTCTTTGGGCGGGTCTTCCTCCCGGAGAGGAAGTGGAGACACCTCGATCTCAGCCGATACAGAAGCCTCAATCCGAGAGATTAAG GATATTCATGAGCTAAAGGACCAGATTCAGGATGTGGAGAGCAGATACATGCAGGGGCTCAAAGAAATGAAG GACTCCCTGGCCGAGGTCGAGGAGAAGTACAGGAAGGCCATGGTGTCCAACGCCCAGCTGGACAACGAGAAGTCCAACTTCATGTTCCAGGTGGACACCATGAAGGACTCTCTGATGGAGCTGGAGGAGCAGCTGGCCGAGACGAGGAGAGAGTTAGACGAGAAGGTCAAG GAACATGAAAGAGAACGACACGCCCACTCTGTGTTGAAATTCCAGTTTAACGAGATGAAAGAAAACCTTAGACAAAGTGAAGAATTGTTAGCT GAAATTCGGCAGCTGAAACTGAAGCAGGAGAGCTCTGTTAGAGAGGTTTCAGACTTGCAGGAAACCATCGAATGGAAGGATAAAAAGATAGGG GCGTTAGAGAGGCAGAAGGAATATTTTGATGTAATCCGGACTGAGCGTGATGAGCTCAGAGATGAGATTGTCCTGCTCAAGGATGTAATAAAG AAACATGGGATAGTTCTAGGCGCAGAGCTGACAAGCAATGGAGAAGTGGGCGACGCAGTTCTTGACAGCACAGTCCACACTGACTCTGTGAAACGATCAGCGTCAGACTCCACTCCGGTTCTGCAGACTCCTAGGGATGGGCTGATTG GCAAAGCCACGGCGGTGGAGATGAAAATTTCGCTTTTGGCGGATGTTGGAAATAAAGAGATCTTGCAGAGTGCCGGGGACAAGGCTGAAAAGCAGGAGAGCTGGGATGACGATGCTGAGACACAGGAAGGGCATGTCGGTGAAAAAGCACAAGAGAATTTGGCTGAAAATGAACAGTCAGCATCAATGCCTGATGACGACACACTAAATGACCCAGGGGATGTTCAGCAACGGGAGCAGAGTGACATTTCCAGTCAGACCGTAGAGCCTGACAGTACCTTAGGCAGTAATACACTTGCTTGGAGCTCAGTTGATGATGGAGATGACATAAATGAAAATGACATTGACGAGCACAGTCCAGTTCTTGAGCTGACATACAGTGTAGACGATGGAAGTTTAGAGGCCGACAGTCTGATAGCAGAAGGAGAGATCATGAGAGAGAGGGAAACGGAAGCGATTAACAGGGGGGGTGAAGGAGGCAAGGAAGTGGTGCAGGTAATAACAGGACCCGATGATGAGGTGGAAGATGAGACTGAGCAAGCCCTTTCCGATAAAGAAGCTGAAACTACTGAAAAGGGTAATAGTGATGGTCAACAAAGTGTTCAGAGTGCAGAGGAGATGAGAATAGAGGGTGGTGAGACTAAAACCCAAGAAGAAAGCTTAGACAGTAACAAGGAAGAGTGTGCAACAGGGAGTGCTGTCACTGAAAAAGTTTCAGATGAAGAGAATGAACTTGCTCAGGATCCTATAGAAAAGGCTGTTGAGGCTAATTGTATTGGTGAGGAAAGAGTTCAGAAAGCCGACGATACCCATATTGAAGGCAAAGAAATACAAGAGGAGGGTAATGTAAAGCAAGTAATAGAAGAAGCAGAAATCAAAGGCTTGGTAAAAGATGATGTTTTTGGTGACAAGAATGCGCAAAAGGCTGAACATAAAATTGCTCAGAGTCCTCCAGAAAAAAGTGATGAGAATAATTGTACTGGTGAGGAAGGAGTTCAGACTGCCGAGGATACCAATATAGAAGGCAAAGAAACACAAGAGGGAAGCAGAACAAATCTTGAGGGAAGTACAGCAACAGAGGGTGAAGTAAAACAAGCAGCAGAAACAGTAGAGGTTAAAGGGTTGGTAAAAGGTGAAGTTTTGGGTGAGAGGGATGCGATTTATGAGCAGGGAGCAATAGATGAATTGGTGAAGGAAAAGGAGCCAGGTGCAAGTACAGCAAATGAGGAAAAGGCTGAACATGAAATTGCTCCTGGACCTACAGAAAAAGTTGTTGAGGCTAATTGTACTGGTGAGGAAAGAGTGCAGACTGCCGAGGATACCAATATCGAAGGCAATGAAACACAAAAGGAAACCATAGACCGCACAAATGTGAAACAAGTAACAGAAAAAGTAGAGGCTGAAGGTTTGGCAGTGGACAAAGTTTTGGATGAAGAGAAGGTGATTCCTGAGCAAGGAGAAATAGATAAATTAATGGAGAACAAGGAGCCAGGGGCAAGTACAGGATCTGAGGAAAAGGTTGAACATGAAATTGCTCAGGGTCCTACAGAAAAAGTTGAAGAAAAAGTAAATCATGCTGGTGAGGATATAGTTAGGAGTGCTGAGGCTATCCATACAAAAGGAGCACAAGATGAAAACATAGACAGCACAGATATTATGGAAATGACAGTGACAGAAGGTGATGTAAGACAGGTAACAGAAAAAGTAGGGGATGAAAGTTTGGTTCAGTTAGAAAAGACAGGCATTACAGGTGAGTGCCAAGAGGAGTTGGATAGTGATGTAGTGAAGAGCAAAGATGCGAGTTCATGTGAGGCTCAGACGGAGCACGAGGAACAGGAAGGGGTTACCATGGAAACTAAAGCAGAGCAAATAGAAGAACATGAGCATGAATCCGGGGAGATTGAGGATAGTGAAAAGGCCCTACAAAGTATTGCAATTGATGAACCAGAGACTTCATGCAATGACAGCACAGTCATGGAGGAGGTGACTGTGGGATCAAATGTCCAGGCTGGCAATGAGAAAAAAGAATTAGTTTCTTTAGAGCCTGAAACAAAGCAGGAAGAAGAGGTCCTACCAAGAGATACAATGACCCCAACCGTTGTCCATCATGAGCCGGATTCAGAGGACAAAGGTGTAAGTGAGGAAGCCTTACAACACAGATCTGAGGATGAACCAGAAGTTAGTTGTGAAAGTGGCACAACCAACAACAATGTAGAAAGAGTGACTGATGAGAATGACAGTAAAGAAAACTATGGAGATATGACAGCTTCATGTGTTGTACAAGAAGATGACCAAGGAGAAGTCTCAATACCTCTGGAAGATAAGGGTGGAGATATTGAGGAAGTCAAGAATGAGATAGGCAACAGCAGCCAAAAAGATGAAGGAGAAGGACTTAAACAAGACGACTTGAAGAAGGAAGATTctgaaaagaaagtgcagagtCAGAAAACAACTGAAGACCAAAACGAAGAAGATAAACTTGAAAATGAAACCAATTTAGAAAGTCACACTGCAGCAGAGCAGAGTGTTGAAGGAATAGCAAATGTTGAAACTGTACAGGAAAATATCATGGATAGGGTCATAGATCAAGGGACTGGAGATGATGTAAAAGAGGAACCTTTGTTTGGTGGAGAGGGTCAAAAAGTAATTTCAGAAGACTACATTGAGATGATTGAAGAAGAAACGAGAACTGTAAACAAGGAATTGAAGGGAACAGAGAGTCGAAACGTAGGGCTAGCGGTTGTTAAAGATGTTGTTGGGTCTAAGAGAGAAACAGTAGCTCAGTTTGAAATCTGTGTGGAGAAAGTAGGTGCTGAACTTGACCACCAAGACAATTTAGATGAAAAAATACACCCTAAGAACCTTGAAACAGTTGGCACTGTCACAGAAGATAGTAAACCCAGTGAAAACTCTGAACTGTTACCAGCAGACAAAGTGGCTTCACAAAGTACCGTACAAGTAGAGACCCTTAAAGATGAGAAAATCAATCAAGGTCTTGAGCCAGCAGTCACAGTGGCAGATAATATCAAATCAGAATGCATGTTCCCTAATGGCAGTGAGCAGGAGAAAACTGATGTTAGCAAAGAGACAGCTGAAACAGTCATTCAGCAAACTACAGCTGATTTAAGCGGATGTGCTATATCGGAGGAAATGGATATTGCTGAGAAGAAAGTCGATGCATTTCATttggagaaagaaagagagagtaAAGACCAGCAGCCTCAACATGAACACCAAGACGAGGCCCAGGAAGTGAAGCAAGAGGAAGCGGTAGAAGAAAAGAGTGTGGAAAAAGTAGAGAACATTCCTGACGACATCCAAGAACAAGAGCAAGTACCTGCTAAAGAGGAAAAGCAGGATGAGACACAGCTCACACAAAAGGAAGTTCAAGAGGAGAAAGGTGAGACAGAGAAGGAGGAAGAAAAGGACaatgaggaagatgaggaaggaGAGTCATTCGACTTTGATGATGAAGTGGGACAGGATTTGGAAGAGTCGGATCAGAAAGTTTGCCTAGAAGATCCACTTAAGCAGAAACAGACACAGCAACAGGGTGCTGAAACAAACGATAGTAGTCCTGTGACCAAGACTGGTAGTCAAGATAAAGAACAAAGAAGTGAGAAGGGAGATGCAGATCAGCTTAAAACTAACGATTCAGAAAGTGAAAAGACAGGGGGAGAGCAAAACCAAAAGGAATTGGAGGAGGTTTGTTCTTCTGGTAGTCAGGAAAGTGTGAAGGAGTCGGGAGAGAGAGGGCAGCAGGGTGAGGACGGGACAGAGCAAGGAAACATAGGGAGGGGGCTCGAGAAGGAGCTGGGAGAGAGTATAAAAAGGCGAAGTATGTTTGAAGACAGTGTAGGGGAATCCGTGGGGCAGAAGCCAGACAGCGCACAGGGTAAGGAGGATAGCAATTCAGGAAGTACTGAGGATCTTGGAAAGCAAGATGCAGCCAAGGGGAGTAAGAAAGGAAAGGGGAAAAATAAGGATGAGTGTCAGATATCATGA